One segment of Anser cygnoides isolate HZ-2024a breed goose chromosome 5, Taihu_goose_T2T_genome, whole genome shotgun sequence DNA contains the following:
- the VCPKMT gene encoding protein N-lysine methyltransferase METTL21D isoform X2, translated as MVIETHFFSTADFPPAGVQHRPSRTGALGEEGGTRARANVTVTDLEELQELLMVNIENNKHLVTGSVRAKVLKWGEDVTEFQPPPDYILMADCIYYEESLEPLLKTLKDLTGPDTCVLCCYEQRTVGKNPEIERRYFELLQMDFELEKIPLDKHDEEYRSADIHIVNIHRKRAGPRGTTNQNCAATKELFCSKAQRSARCQPLTSAGPSSSRALTFSSVSALRSAVEVQNGSFEAPK; from the exons ATGGTGATAGAAACCCattttttctccacagctgaCTTTCCTCCAGCTGGCGTTCAGCATCGGCCCAGCAGAACGGGAGCGCTGGGCGAGGAAGGTGGGACTAGGGCCAG GGCGAACGTGACGGTCACCGACCTTGAGGAGCTCCAGGAGCTGTTGATGGTGAATATAGAGAACAACAAACATCTCGTCACGGGGTCAGTCCGAGCCAAGGTACTGAAATG GGGTGAAGATGTAACAGAGTTTCAGCCTCCCCCTGATTACATACTCATGGCTGATTGCATTTACTACGAGGAG TCGTTGGAACCGTTACTGAAGACGCTGAAAGACCTCACTGGCCCTGATACGTGTGTCTTGTGCTGTTATGAACAGAGGACTGTGGGAAAGAATCCTGAAATAGAGAGAAGGTACTTTGAG CTGCTTCAGATGGACTTCGAGCTGGAAAAAATTCCCCTGGATAAGCACGATGAGGAGTATCGCAGCGCAGACATCCACATTGTGAATATCCACAGGAAACGAGCG GGACCCCGTGGAACTACAAACCAGAACTGCGCTGCTACAAAGGAGCTCTTTTGTTCCAAAGCCCAGCGCTCTGCCAGGTGCCAGCCTTTGACTTCAGCAGGGCCGTCTTCGAGCCGTGCGCTgactttctcttctgtttccgCGCTGCGTAGCGCGGTAGAAGTGCAAAACGGGAGTTTTGAAGCgccaaagtaa
- the VCPKMT gene encoding protein N-lysine methyltransferase METTL21D isoform X4 produces the protein MAAGFVRELERRGGPALRLEQRAAGGVGCVVWDAALVLAKFLETGACPLARRAVLELGAGTGAVGIMAATLGANVTVTDLEELQELLMVNIENNKHLVTGSVRAKVLKWGEDVTEFQPPPDYILMADCIYYEESLEPLLKTLKDLTGPDTCVLCCYEQRTVGKNPEIERRYFELLQMDFELEKIPLDKHDEEYRSADIHIVNIHRKRAISSQNFLL, from the exons ATGGCGGCGGGCTTCGTGAGGGAGCTggagcggcggggcggcccggcgCTGCGGCTGGAgcagcgggcggcgggcggcgtgGGCTGCGTGGTGTGGGACGCCGCGCTGGTGCTCGCCAAGTTCCTGGAGACCGGCGCCTGCCCCCTCGCCCGCCGGGCCGTCCTCGAGCTGGGCGCCGGCACCGGCGCTGTCGGTATCATGGCGGCCACGCTGGG GGCGAACGTGACGGTCACCGACCTTGAGGAGCTCCAGGAGCTGTTGATGGTGAATATAGAGAACAACAAACATCTCGTCACGGGGTCAGTCCGAGCCAAGGTACTGAAATG GGGTGAAGATGTAACAGAGTTTCAGCCTCCCCCTGATTACATACTCATGGCTGATTGCATTTACTACGAGGAG TCGTTGGAACCGTTACTGAAGACGCTGAAAGACCTCACTGGCCCTGATACGTGTGTCTTGTGCTGTTATGAACAGAGGACTGTGGGAAAGAATCCTGAAATAGAGAGAAGGTACTTTGAG CTGCTTCAGATGGACTTCGAGCTGGAAAAAATTCCCCTGGATAAGCACGATGAGGAGTATCGCAGCGCAGACATCCACATTGTGAATATCCACAGGAAACGAGCG ATATCTTCACAGAATTTTCTGTTGTGA
- the VCPKMT gene encoding protein N-lysine methyltransferase METTL21D isoform X1 encodes MAAGFVRELERRGGPALRLEQRAAGGVGCVVWDAALVLAKFLETGACPLARRAVLELGAGTGAVGIMAATLGANVTVTDLEELQELLMVNIENNKHLVTGSVRAKVLKWGEDVTEFQPPPDYILMADCIYYEESLEPLLKTLKDLTGPDTCVLCCYEQRTVGKNPEIERRYFELLQMDFELEKIPLDKHDEEYRSADIHIVNIHRKRAGPRGTTNQNCAATKELFCSKAQRSARCQPLTSAGPSSSRALTFSSVSALRSAVEVQNGSFEAPK; translated from the exons ATGGCGGCGGGCTTCGTGAGGGAGCTggagcggcggggcggcccggcgCTGCGGCTGGAgcagcgggcggcgggcggcgtgGGCTGCGTGGTGTGGGACGCCGCGCTGGTGCTCGCCAAGTTCCTGGAGACCGGCGCCTGCCCCCTCGCCCGCCGGGCCGTCCTCGAGCTGGGCGCCGGCACCGGCGCTGTCGGTATCATGGCGGCCACGCTGGG GGCGAACGTGACGGTCACCGACCTTGAGGAGCTCCAGGAGCTGTTGATGGTGAATATAGAGAACAACAAACATCTCGTCACGGGGTCAGTCCGAGCCAAGGTACTGAAATG GGGTGAAGATGTAACAGAGTTTCAGCCTCCCCCTGATTACATACTCATGGCTGATTGCATTTACTACGAGGAG TCGTTGGAACCGTTACTGAAGACGCTGAAAGACCTCACTGGCCCTGATACGTGTGTCTTGTGCTGTTATGAACAGAGGACTGTGGGAAAGAATCCTGAAATAGAGAGAAGGTACTTTGAG CTGCTTCAGATGGACTTCGAGCTGGAAAAAATTCCCCTGGATAAGCACGATGAGGAGTATCGCAGCGCAGACATCCACATTGTGAATATCCACAGGAAACGAGCG GGACCCCGTGGAACTACAAACCAGAACTGCGCTGCTACAAAGGAGCTCTTTTGTTCCAAAGCCCAGCGCTCTGCCAGGTGCCAGCCTTTGACTTCAGCAGGGCCGTCTTCGAGCCGTGCGCTgactttctcttctgtttccgCGCTGCGTAGCGCGGTAGAAGTGCAAAACGGGAGTTTTGAAGCgccaaagtaa
- the VCPKMT gene encoding protein N-lysine methyltransferase METTL21D isoform X3, which produces MAAGFVRELERRGGPALRLEQRAAGGVGCVVWDAALVLAKFLETGACPLARRAVLELGAGTGAVGIMAATLGANVTVTDLEELQELLMVNIENNKHLVTGSVRAKVLKWGEDVTEFQPPPDYILMADCIYYEESLEPLLKTLKDLTGPDTCVLCCYEQRTVGKNPEIERRYFELLQMDFELEKIPLDKHDEEYRSADIHIVNIHRKRALAGALGKTERA; this is translated from the exons ATGGCGGCGGGCTTCGTGAGGGAGCTggagcggcggggcggcccggcgCTGCGGCTGGAgcagcgggcggcgggcggcgtgGGCTGCGTGGTGTGGGACGCCGCGCTGGTGCTCGCCAAGTTCCTGGAGACCGGCGCCTGCCCCCTCGCCCGCCGGGCCGTCCTCGAGCTGGGCGCCGGCACCGGCGCTGTCGGTATCATGGCGGCCACGCTGGG GGCGAACGTGACGGTCACCGACCTTGAGGAGCTCCAGGAGCTGTTGATGGTGAATATAGAGAACAACAAACATCTCGTCACGGGGTCAGTCCGAGCCAAGGTACTGAAATG GGGTGAAGATGTAACAGAGTTTCAGCCTCCCCCTGATTACATACTCATGGCTGATTGCATTTACTACGAGGAG TCGTTGGAACCGTTACTGAAGACGCTGAAAGACCTCACTGGCCCTGATACGTGTGTCTTGTGCTGTTATGAACAGAGGACTGTGGGAAAGAATCCTGAAATAGAGAGAAGGTACTTTGAG CTGCTTCAGATGGACTTCGAGCTGGAAAAAATTCCCCTGGATAAGCACGATGAGGAGTATCGCAGCGCAGACATCCACATTGTGAATATCCACAGGAAACGAGCG CTGGCTGGAGCTCTGGGGAAGACGGAGAGAGCGTAA
- the ARF6 gene encoding ADP-ribosylation factor 6, translating into MGKVLSKIFGNKEMRILMLGLDAAGKTTILYKLKLGQSVTTIPTVGFNVETVTYKNVKFNVWDVGGQDKIRPLWRHYYTGTQGLIFVVDCADRDRIDEARQELHRIINDREMRDAIILIFANKQDLPDAMKPHEIQEKLGLTRIRDRNWYVQPSCATTGDGLYEGLTWLTSNYKS; encoded by the coding sequence ATGGGCAAGGTGCTGTCCAAGATCTTCGGCAACAAGGAGATGCGGATCCTGATGCTGGGGCTGGACGCGGCCGGCAAGACCACCATCCTGTACAAACTGAAGCTGGGCCAGTCGGTCACCACCATCCCCACCGTGGGCTTCAACGTGGAGACGGTCACGTACAAAAACGTCAAGTTCAACGTGTGGGACGTCGGCGGCCAGGATAAGATCCGGCCGCTCTGGAGGCACTACTACACGGGCACGCAGGGGCTGATCTTCGTGGTGGACTGCGCCGATCGCGACCGCATCGACGAGGCCCGCCAGGAGCTGCACCGCATCATCAACGACAGGGAGATGCGGGACGCCATCATCCTCATCTTCGCCaacaagcaggacctgcccgATGCCATGAAACCCCACGAAATCCAGGAGAAACTGGGCCTGACCCGGATCAGGGATAGGAATTGGTACGTGCAGCCCTCGTGTGCTACTACAGGGGACGGACTCTACGAAGGGCTGACATGGTTAACGTCCAATTATAAATCCTAA